The following proteins are encoded in a genomic region of Phormidium yuhuli AB48:
- a CDS encoding PEP-CTERM sorting domain-containing protein (PEP-CTERM proteins occur, often in large numbers, in the proteomes of bacteria that also encode an exosortase, a predicted intramembrane cysteine proteinase. The presence of a PEP-CTERM domain at a protein's C-terminus predicts cleavage within the sorting domain, followed by covalent anchoring to some some component of the (usually Gram-negative) cell surface. Many PEP-CTERM proteins exhibit an unusual sequence composition that includes large numbers of potential glycosylation sites. Expression of one such protein has been shown restore the ability of a bacterium to form floc, a type of biofilm.): MFVITLKTLSTVIGTVAILATSAISVKANPLYVSTSNGEVGSVDEATGAYTPLLNSIGFTDIALDSAGDLWGITFSNLYSIDLTSKTTNLIGGLGVGGMNGLGFSSDGNLYGTGGNGFYSIDINTGAASQIASVLGFSSSGDIEYDATRGLFWATSSGDSLWTISKDGIANKVGNIGYSSVYGLAFGQDNTLFGYTTSGQQIALDLDTGSGTFVKNITGMDSSAGVLWGSASHSRNVALPTVPTESTPEPSSLLGLATLGVFMLRRKYR; the protein is encoded by the coding sequence ATGTTTGTTATTACCCTTAAAACTTTGTCTACGGTCATTGGAACAGTAGCTATACTTGCAACGAGTGCAATATCAGTGAAGGCAAACCCATTATATGTTTCGACTTCCAATGGTGAAGTCGGAAGTGTTGATGAGGCAACTGGAGCATATACACCTCTTTTGAACTCAATTGGTTTTACAGATATTGCCCTAGATTCGGCTGGAGACTTATGGGGAATCACATTTTCGAATTTGTATTCGATAGATCTAACCAGCAAGACTACAAATTTAATTGGTGGTCTTGGTGTAGGAGGAATGAATGGTCTTGGCTTTTCAAGTGATGGCAACCTTTATGGCACTGGCGGAAACGGATTTTATTCAATTGATATAAATACTGGTGCAGCATCACAAATTGCGTCAGTTCTTGGATTTTCAAGTAGTGGTGATATTGAGTATGATGCAACACGAGGACTCTTTTGGGCAACATCTTCTGGAGACTCATTATGGACGATTTCCAAAGACGGTATAGCCAATAAAGTTGGAAATATTGGCTATAGCTCTGTCTATGGTCTTGCGTTTGGCCAAGATAATACTCTCTTTGGATACACCACTAGTGGCCAACAAATTGCACTTGACCTCGATACAGGATCTGGGACATTTGTGAAAAACATTACTGGCATGGACAGTTCTGCCGGTGTTTTGTGGGGGTCGGCATCTCACTCCCGTAATGTCGCCTTACCAACGGTTCCGACTGAATCAACTCCTGAACCATCGTCTTTACTTGGATTGGCTACACTCGGTGTATTTATGCTACGTCGTAAGTACCGCTGA
- a CDS encoding DUF1273 domain-containing protein yields MVNCFVTGHRRVHLGHTSRYLAKLTDLAIAHGATRFYTGMALGTDQLAALEWTRRGLPWKALIPCHGYESRWSKSQQRVFWELLNGAEEILWLHQQYEMGCNHHRNRHMVEVCEMGIAIFDHRRGGGTRYTIQRAIARERPLYWINPETGQLHQHIAPTQLTLL; encoded by the coding sequence ATGGTTAATTGCTTTGTGACCGGACATCGCCGAGTCCACCTGGGTCACACTTCCCGGTATCTGGCCAAATTGACAGACCTTGCGATCGCCCACGGGGCAACTCGCTTTTATACGGGCATGGCACTGGGAACCGACCAACTCGCCGCGCTGGAATGGACGCGCCGGGGCCTTCCCTGGAAAGCGTTAATCCCCTGCCACGGATACGAAAGTCGCTGGTCAAAGTCCCAGCAGCGGGTGTTTTGGGAACTGCTGAATGGGGCCGAGGAAATCCTATGGCTGCACCAGCAGTACGAGATGGGCTGCAACCACCATCGCAACCGGCACATGGTCGAGGTCTGTGAGATGGGCATTGCAATCTTCGACCACCGGCGCGGGGGAGGCACGCGCTACACAATCCAACGGGCGATCGCACGAGAACGGCCACTCTACTGGATTAACCCTGAAACGGGCCAACTTCATCAACACATCGCCCCCACTCAGCTGACCCTGCTCTAA
- a CDS encoding thermonuclease family protein, with protein MSSVLYENQSLKASILQVFDGDTLLLRYHSEVFVTRCRWIDTPELPRPGQDLDNAPIDYQRQWHWGQVATDWLTAQLENRPYIRVVLKGRDQWGRWLADWYWNRVGFANNIQIALCANGLAANSLPYQQYDFRAKRDLALFKGILGTCARAKERGVGFWADPDFTLPYQYKRAIREDG; from the coding sequence ATGTCGTCAGTACTCTACGAGAACCAGAGCCTAAAAGCGTCGATTCTCCAGGTTTTCGACGGCGATACGTTGCTGCTCAGGTATCATAGCGAGGTTTTTGTGACGCGGTGTCGGTGGATTGACACGCCGGAGCTTCCTCGCCCAGGACAGGATTTAGACAATGCGCCGATTGACTACCAGCGGCAATGGCACTGGGGACAAGTGGCCACTGACTGGCTCACAGCGCAGTTAGAGAACCGACCATATATCAGGGTGGTATTAAAGGGACGCGACCAATGGGGGCGCTGGCTGGCTGATTGGTATTGGAATCGGGTCGGGTTTGCGAACAATATCCAAATCGCGCTCTGTGCGAATGGGCTGGCCGCCAATAGCCTACCCTATCAGCAATATGATTTTCGGGCAAAACGAGACCTGGCCCTCTTTAAGGGGATTCTGGGAACTTGCGCCCGAGCCAAAGAGAGAGGAGTAGGATTCTGGGCTGACCCAGATTTCACTCTCCCTTATCAATACAAACGGGCAATCCGGGAGGATGGATAA
- the cas6 gene encoding CRISPR-associated endoribonuclease Cas6: MKITNRELVTIDFDIDPQDNAKLFRQYVIGLHAWFLDCVRQTRPDLSAKLHDSPEDKAFTISPLLGEVPIIGRKLHIQRHHSYHWRLTLFSRPLVAWAQTWLTNPPTTLKLRRLWFDLRSPRIEPGPATYAELYELPIERRIALSFVSPTSFRHRGHHLPLPNPVNLFHSYLRRWNQFSEILVEPDPFLDWIDSYVSLSRHDIQSSKIAAGKRGSVTGFTGSIELTLSATGAQRHPDFARLYTALAHYAPYCGTGHKTTFGLGQTRLGWHESGSLSPEVSLGDRIAEITEQLLSQQKRPDNDRARQVCQTRATILARRELGESLMAIAADLEMPYETVKTYAKLARRSLKNLK, from the coding sequence ATGAAAATCACTAATAGGGAACTGGTCACTATCGACTTTGACATCGACCCCCAGGACAACGCCAAGCTTTTTCGCCAATACGTCATCGGACTTCATGCGTGGTTTCTGGATTGTGTGCGCCAGACTCGACCCGACCTTTCTGCCAAACTGCACGACTCGCCGGAGGATAAAGCCTTCACCATCTCTCCGCTATTGGGCGAGGTTCCTATCATTGGCCGCAAACTCCACATCCAGCGGCATCACTCCTATCATTGGCGGCTGACTTTGTTTTCCCGTCCCCTCGTCGCCTGGGCGCAAACCTGGTTAACCAACCCGCCCACCACTCTGAAGCTGCGCCGTCTCTGGTTTGATTTGCGATCGCCCCGAATTGAGCCTGGCCCGGCCACCTATGCCGAACTGTACGAGTTGCCTATCGAGCGACGCATCGCCCTCAGCTTCGTTTCGCCGACTAGCTTCCGTCACCGGGGCCATCACCTACCGTTGCCCAATCCCGTCAACCTGTTCCACAGTTACCTGAGACGCTGGAATCAGTTTTCCGAGATTCTGGTCGAACCTGACCCTTTCCTGGACTGGATAGACAGCTATGTGAGTTTATCGCGGCATGATATTCAATCCAGCAAAATCGCCGCTGGGAAACGGGGGTCCGTCACCGGCTTCACCGGGTCGATTGAACTGACCCTCTCTGCCACCGGCGCACAACGGCATCCTGACTTTGCCCGACTTTATACTGCCCTCGCTCACTATGCCCCTTATTGCGGGACGGGCCACAAAACCACGTTTGGACTGGGACAAACCCGCCTTGGCTGGCACGAGTCTGGTTCTCTTAGTCCAGAAGTAAGTCTGGGCGATCGCATTGCCGAAATCACCGAGCAATTGCTGAGTCAGCAGAAACGACCGGATAATGACCGCGCCCGTCAGGTTTGCCAAACCCGGGCCACCATCCTGGCCCGACGAGAATTGGGCGAATCATTGATGGCCATTGCAGCAGACCTGGAAATGCCCTACGAAACGGTCAAAACCTACGCAAAATTGGCCCGTCGTAGCCTCAAGAACCTGAAATAA